A DNA window from Niabella yanshanensis contains the following coding sequences:
- a CDS encoding LytR/AlgR family response regulator transcription factor, with protein sequence MKYKTIIVEDEIMSLEFLKTLVNEFCTELQIIGTASNVKDAVQLIDMHSPEIVFMDIEMQTGTGFDVLQEIKERNFHVIFTTAFDHYAIKAIKFSAIDYLLKPINLQELQESVSKAILALSQQQQESKIKLLIKNLERSGKEGFSVSLSTSEGIEYIKLSQIIRLEANGPYTTFFTKNQKKIMVSKNLKEYELLLSDHDFFRIHNSYIINLNEINRMTKADGGYVIMSDDAMIAISPRKKEQFVRLMSQRLV encoded by the coding sequence ATGAAATACAAAACGATAATTGTCGAAGATGAAATTATGAGCCTGGAGTTTTTAAAAACTCTGGTAAATGAGTTTTGTACCGAGTTACAAATAATTGGAACTGCTTCCAATGTGAAAGATGCAGTACAACTGATAGACATGCATTCCCCCGAGATTGTGTTCATGGATATTGAAATGCAGACTGGTACAGGGTTTGATGTATTGCAGGAAATAAAGGAAAGAAATTTTCACGTCATTTTCACTACCGCTTTTGACCATTACGCCATTAAAGCTATTAAGTTTAGCGCAATAGACTACCTGTTAAAGCCTATAAACCTGCAAGAACTGCAGGAATCTGTAAGTAAAGCTATTTTAGCTTTGAGCCAGCAACAACAGGAAAGTAAAATAAAACTGCTGATCAAGAACCTTGAACGCTCGGGTAAAGAAGGTTTTTCAGTAAGTCTTTCTACATCCGAAGGGATAGAATATATAAAGCTCTCCCAGATTATACGACTGGAGGCCAATGGACCTTACACCACCTTTTTTACAAAAAATCAAAAAAAGATAATGGTCAGTAAAAACCTTAAGGAATACGAGCTGCTGCTATCCGATCATGATTTTTTCAGAATTCACAATTCCTATATCATTAACCTAAATGAAATCAACAGAATGACTAAAGCCGACGGTGGATATGTGATTATGAGCGACGACGCTATGATAGCCATATCGCCCAGGAAAAAAGAGCAGTTTGTCAGGCTCATGTCACAGCGGCTGGTATAA
- a CDS encoding response regulator, with product MKKKVVLIQDNKDILDIMDNVLEDEGFDVTPSLTTEPIDKIEEIDPDVVVIDDHISGGKKGAEVIEDLKTDPQTEDISAVLTSTSNNLPAKAAACKADDYI from the coding sequence ATGAAGAAAAAGGTAGTACTTATTCAAGATAATAAAGATATCCTTGACATCATGGATAATGTATTAGAGGATGAGGGATTTGATGTTACTCCGTCGTTGACAACAGAACCGATTGATAAAATTGAAGAAATTGATCCTGACGTAGTTGTAATAGACGACCACATTAGCGGCGGCAAAAAAGGAGCCGAAGTAATTGAAGATCTCAAAACTGATCCTCAGACGGAAGATATCTCTGCTGTCCTAACTTCTACATCAAATAACCTACCGGCAAAAGCTGCAGCGTGTAAAGCAGATGACTATATCTAA
- a CDS encoding beta-galactosidase, which yields MKNKLLLLCLMAVSSIGLAQAIKQFEINADLPQQKIFANHLKLGGTNPNGERIAVNNYYISINDTPIIPVTGEFHYSRYPHQYWDESIKKMKAGGITVIPTYVFWNLHEEEEGKFVWSGDKDLRGFIELCKKSNIYSIVRVGPFCHGEIRNGGLPDWLLGKPLNIRTNDSLYLSYVKKLYDEIGKQLKGLYYKDGGPVIGIQLENEYQHSAAPWGLTYPGQPLDFTASERDRGVTHEGVAVSTANNPYAALGNDHMKVLKSLAEKAGMVTPLYTATGWGNAAIVPNESIPVTAAYAYPFWTPKRDYSPFFLYKNMHANPDYAPVRYTPENYPALPAELGSGISLTYLRRPVVVHQSFDAMINRCLGSGANGIGYYMYHSGSTPRGKHNFMNDEAYGVNKISYEYQGPIGEYGQVREGFHRLKLTHFFLRDFGDLLAPMTVALPANAASLKPENIHDLRYAIRFKGSSGFLFLNNFQDDTAMIDQEHIQVKIKTAAGDVLIPASGGFNLASGENAIFPFNFDCNGTKLIYATAQLLMKGEDEMPYFVFFTPNGVKGAFSFEPGTIVESIKGAKVNRTSVTCTADICEFAVIKDGKKTRVLVVDKERALKAYTIAVNGKKSLLFSNAIVLQNENNFELLSDSANNFHIDIYPKTTAVLKAPAGNLKVIKENPTFSSWHITLPAFEPKLSFREISSRKTAVALPQALPAGINDIYLQVNYKGDTGMDFVNGELVADNFYNGLPWQVGLRKFLSAPVTPKEMVFYFRPMQKDATYLQDLEPYPGYVPDFGKANEYLKVDSISLIPQYKITINF from the coding sequence ATGAAAAATAAGTTATTGTTGTTGTGTTTGATGGCAGTTAGTTCGATTGGTTTGGCGCAAGCTATAAAACAGTTCGAGATCAATGCTGATTTGCCACAACAGAAGATCTTTGCTAATCACCTAAAATTAGGAGGTACTAATCCGAATGGAGAAAGGATAGCAGTTAATAATTATTACATAAGCATTAATGATACGCCCATTATTCCGGTTACCGGCGAGTTTCATTATTCAAGATACCCTCATCAATACTGGGACGAATCGATAAAAAAAATGAAGGCTGGAGGAATTACGGTCATACCTACCTATGTGTTCTGGAATCTTCACGAGGAAGAGGAGGGTAAGTTTGTTTGGAGTGGTGATAAAGATCTTCGTGGATTTATTGAATTGTGCAAGAAAAGTAATATTTATTCCATTGTACGGGTGGGTCCATTTTGTCATGGTGAAATAAGAAACGGGGGTTTGCCAGATTGGTTATTGGGCAAACCGCTAAACATCCGGACGAATGACTCCTTATACCTGTCTTACGTAAAAAAACTATATGATGAAATAGGAAAACAACTAAAGGGATTATACTATAAAGATGGTGGCCCGGTGATCGGGATCCAACTTGAAAATGAATACCAGCACAGTGCAGCTCCCTGGGGTCTCACCTATCCGGGTCAACCACTCGACTTTACCGCTTCGGAAAGAGATCGTGGGGTGACACATGAGGGTGTTGCGGTATCCACTGCTAACAATCCTTATGCGGCACTTGGAAATGATCATATGAAAGTGCTCAAGTCCCTGGCAGAAAAAGCAGGCATGGTAACACCGCTTTATACTGCAACCGGATGGGGCAATGCTGCCATAGTGCCCAACGAATCCATTCCGGTCACTGCGGCTTATGCATATCCTTTCTGGACGCCCAAGAGAGACTATTCTCCTTTCTTTCTTTATAAAAATATGCACGCCAATCCCGACTATGCGCCGGTGCGATACACGCCCGAGAACTATCCGGCATTGCCTGCCGAGCTGGGATCGGGCATCAGCCTGACCTATCTGAGACGGCCGGTAGTAGTGCATCAAAGTTTTGACGCTATGATCAATAGATGTTTAGGCAGCGGTGCCAATGGTATTGGTTATTACATGTACCATAGCGGGTCTACACCAAGAGGAAAGCACAATTTTATGAACGATGAGGCTTACGGCGTTAATAAGATCTCATACGAATATCAGGGGCCTATTGGTGAGTACGGGCAGGTTCGGGAGGGCTTCCACCGCCTGAAACTCACACATTTTTTTCTCAGGGATTTTGGTGATTTGCTCGCTCCTATGACTGTGGCTCTTCCTGCAAATGCAGCCAGTCTTAAGCCCGAAAACATTCACGACCTTCGCTATGCTATAAGATTTAAAGGCAGTAGTGGTTTCCTGTTCCTGAATAATTTCCAGGATGATACCGCAATGATCGATCAGGAGCATATCCAGGTCAAGATAAAAACGGCAGCTGGCGATGTTCTTATTCCGGCCTCAGGAGGTTTTAACCTGGCAAGCGGCGAGAATGCCATCTTCCCGTTCAATTTCGATTGTAACGGAACAAAACTTATTTATGCCACAGCTCAGTTATTGATGAAAGGAGAGGATGAGATGCCATACTTTGTATTTTTTACGCCCAATGGAGTCAAAGGGGCCTTCTCGTTTGAACCGGGCACCATTGTAGAAAGTATTAAGGGGGCTAAAGTTAATCGTACATCTGTCACCTGCACTGCCGATATATGTGAGTTTGCTGTGATCAAAGATGGTAAAAAGACCCGTGTTTTAGTCGTGGATAAAGAGCGGGCATTGAAAGCGTATACTATTGCGGTAAATGGCAAAAAAAGCCTGCTTTTTTCCAATGCCATAGTGCTTCAGAACGAAAATAATTTTGAATTATTATCAGATAGCGCCAATAATTTTCATATCGATATTTATCCTAAAACAACCGCTGTCTTAAAGGCGCCTGCCGGAAATCTGAAAGTAATAAAAGAGAACCCTACTTTTTCTTCCTGGCATATTACACTCCCGGCATTTGAACCCAAATTATCCTTCCGGGAGATCAGCTCAAGAAAGACCGCAGTAGCTTTACCGCAGGCTTTACCAGCCGGCATTAATGATATTTATCTGCAGGTAAATTATAAAGGCGATACCGGGATGGATTTTGTTAACGGGGAACTGGTGGCTGATAATTTTTATAATGGTTTACCATGGCAGGTAGGATTAAGGAAGTTTCTCTCCGCACCTGTAACGCCAAAGGAAATGGTGTTCTATTTCCGGCCGATGCAGAAAGATGCCACCTATCTACAGGATCTGGAACCCTATCCCGGGTACGTTCCCGATTTCGGTAAAGCGAACGAGTACCTTAAAGTGGATAGCATATCGTTGATACCTCAATACAAAATTACAATTAACTTTTAG
- a CDS encoding sulfite exporter TauE/SafE family protein produces MMSEILPVFLISFIATLIRSTFGFGESLVAVPLFVLFMRLEIAVPLSVLMSVLVALLVVVQDHKAIQFSSAKSLILYALLGIPVGLMILKYASEYWVKIGLGLLIISYSIYALVSKRVKYLEADSQFWLFICGFLSGILGGAYGVNGPPLVVYGNMRKWSAQHFRATLQAYFLPASFIGIVGYVIQGLLGWIVIKYFLYSLPAIIPATFAGRYFNHKINGSDFFRYLYIGLICVGLFLILYTLK; encoded by the coding sequence ATGATGTCAGAAATACTGCCTGTTTTCCTAATAAGTTTTATAGCTACACTCATTCGTTCAACATTTGGCTTTGGCGAATCTCTGGTTGCTGTTCCGCTCTTCGTTTTGTTTATGCGCTTGGAAATCGCGGTTCCGTTATCGGTATTAATGTCTGTCCTGGTTGCCTTGCTTGTGGTTGTCCAGGATCACAAGGCAATACAATTTTCAAGTGCCAAATCGCTAATCCTATATGCTTTGTTAGGAATACCTGTAGGCCTTATGATACTTAAATATGCCAGTGAATATTGGGTAAAAATAGGTCTTGGCTTATTGATTATTAGCTATAGCATATATGCTTTGGTATCAAAAAGAGTAAAATACCTTGAGGCAGACAGTCAATTCTGGCTTTTTATCTGTGGTTTTTTGTCCGGGATACTGGGAGGAGCGTATGGCGTGAACGGGCCACCATTAGTGGTTTATGGCAATATGAGAAAATGGAGCGCTCAACATTTCAGGGCTACATTGCAGGCATATTTTTTACCTGCGAGCTTTATTGGAATAGTGGGATACGTTATACAAGGGCTGCTCGGGTGGATCGTGATTAAATATTTTTTGTACTCCTTGCCGGCTATTATTCCCGCAACTTTTGCAGGGAGGTATTTTAACCACAAGATAAACGGCTCAGATTTCTTCCGATACTTATACATCGGCCTAATATGTGTCGGGCTATTTCTCATACTATATACGTTGAAGTAA
- a CDS encoding serine hydrolase domain-containing protein: MNKNRLFPALFVAILLVVEVHAQHSRTGPQQFNYNVDLERVGTSKQRILAVDSLLQSFVDQKRVPNVTAFVAKAGNVVYKKSFGLKDMERNIPATPDDYYILFSQTKAITTVAFMTLVEKGLVNIDDPVSKYFPGISDRVVTEVRNDGTYETRPAAGPVTFVHLMSHSSGLNAGLSGNIRRIEKRMADSVRKAKGDTLVVPVMGQRTGGAGTARYLKDEMIALAKYPLGFDPGSEWNYHISTNMLAYMVERISGKSLRQYVKETILEPLGMSQTDWYYSKEKLGRFVKVYNYVNGKLEPAPNNYSEATVSKEQTYVEGAIGLNGPIEDYAKFCQMLLNGGTFNGHSILKPETIHLMTKVNRLPEVNAGGKGFQFGLGFELYNEHKKPAPEVSNTAYSWGGLFGTEYIIDPEKNMITLFYLNMARKEALAPLFISKAYQLFEE, encoded by the coding sequence ATGAATAAGAATAGACTTTTCCCCGCTCTTTTCGTCGCTATATTACTGGTTGTTGAGGTGCACGCTCAGCACTCCCGCACCGGGCCACAGCAGTTCAATTATAATGTTGATTTAGAGCGGGTGGGTACTAGTAAGCAGCGTATTTTAGCAGTTGACTCCCTTTTACAATCTTTTGTTGATCAAAAAAGGGTACCTAATGTGACTGCCTTTGTGGCAAAGGCCGGAAATGTTGTGTATAAAAAATCATTTGGGCTGAAAGATATGGAACGAAATATACCGGCGACTCCGGATGATTATTATATTCTTTTTTCGCAGACAAAAGCGATCACTACCGTGGCTTTTATGACCCTTGTAGAAAAAGGTCTCGTAAACATTGATGACCCGGTATCCAAATATTTTCCAGGTATTTCAGACAGGGTGGTCACGGAGGTGCGTAATGACGGCACTTATGAAACCCGACCGGCTGCAGGCCCGGTAACTTTTGTGCACCTGATGTCCCACTCTTCCGGACTGAATGCGGGCCTCTCCGGTAATATCCGCCGAATCGAGAAAAGGATGGCCGACTCTGTCAGGAAGGCAAAAGGAGATACTTTAGTAGTTCCGGTCATGGGACAGCGCACCGGCGGTGCCGGCACCGCACGATATTTAAAAGATGAGATGATTGCTCTGGCGAAGTATCCCTTAGGTTTCGATCCCGGCAGCGAATGGAACTATCATATTAGTACAAATATGCTGGCCTACATGGTCGAACGCATTTCCGGCAAATCTTTGCGGCAGTATGTTAAAGAAACTATTTTAGAGCCACTCGGTATGAGTCAGACCGATTGGTATTACAGCAAGGAAAAGTTGGGCCGCTTTGTTAAGGTGTACAATTATGTAAATGGCAAACTGGAACCCGCACCCAATAACTATAGCGAAGCAACTGTAAGCAAAGAACAAACTTATGTAGAAGGCGCCATAGGACTTAATGGTCCTATTGAAGACTATGCAAAGTTCTGCCAGATGCTGTTAAATGGAGGTACATTTAACGGTCATAGCATTTTAAAGCCCGAAACCATACATCTCATGACCAAAGTAAACCGGTTGCCTGAAGTGAACGCCGGTGGTAAAGGTTTTCAATTTGGCCTGGGCTTTGAATTGTACAATGAGCATAAAAAGCCGGCACCCGAAGTTTCAAATACAGCATATTCCTGGGGAGGATTGTTTGGAACAGAATACATCATAGATCCTGAAAAGAATATGATTACTTTGTTTTATTTAAATATGGCCAGAAAAGAAGCATTAGCTCCTCTATTTATCAGCAAGGCTTATCAACTATTTGAAGAATAA
- a CDS encoding poly(ethylene terephthalate) hydrolase family protein, which yields MKRIKFVLSLMVFSLAGIHSPAFTQASLVDTSPTASRVVEDGGTGPFKALMISESSLPTHTVFRPGNLNDFGPQNRLPIIAWGNGACANSPWEHINFLSEIASHGFIAIAIGLMPKAGERGRSTSRSSQMTDAINWAIRQNSDMNSPYYNKLDTANIAVSGMSCGGLQALESAPDPRVTTVVVCNSGILGDTSNRLSGMPGLTKSQLVKLHTPTLYLLGGEKDIAYKNGMDDFRLINHVPVFVANMDVGHGGTYAKPHGGEFSKVATAWYKWQLKNDKDAGMLFTGNPAGLAKDPQWKVEKKKLP from the coding sequence ATGAAAAGAATAAAATTCGTCCTTTCTTTGATGGTATTTAGCCTCGCAGGTATTCACAGTCCTGCGTTTACTCAGGCCTCATTAGTAGACACCTCCCCAACGGCTTCGAGAGTAGTTGAAGATGGTGGAACAGGTCCTTTTAAAGCCCTGATGATTTCAGAGAGCAGTTTACCCACGCATACTGTTTTCAGGCCGGGCAACCTTAATGATTTCGGGCCTCAGAACAGGTTGCCCATTATCGCCTGGGGTAACGGAGCCTGCGCCAATTCACCCTGGGAACATATTAATTTTTTGTCGGAAATAGCATCTCATGGATTTATAGCAATTGCTATAGGGCTTATGCCAAAAGCGGGCGAACGGGGAAGAAGCACTTCCCGTTCTTCCCAAATGACGGATGCTATTAATTGGGCCATTCGGCAAAACAGCGACATGAACAGTCCGTACTACAATAAACTGGATACAGCCAACATAGCGGTTAGCGGCATGTCTTGTGGGGGGCTGCAAGCGCTTGAGTCGGCTCCCGACCCGCGGGTTACCACTGTTGTGGTATGCAATAGCGGTATTTTAGGAGATACCTCCAACCGCCTATCAGGAATGCCCGGTCTAACCAAATCCCAGCTTGTTAAATTACATACGCCTACGCTATACCTCTTAGGGGGAGAGAAGGATATAGCTTATAAAAATGGCATGGACGATTTCAGGCTTATCAATCATGTGCCTGTTTTTGTAGCCAATATGGATGTGGGACATGGTGGGACGTACGCAAAGCCCCACGGCGGTGAATTTTCGAAGGTGGCTACCGCATGGTATAAATGGCAATTGAAAAATGATAAAGATGCCGGTATGCTTTTTACAGGGAATCCTGCCGGACTAGCCAAAGATCCGCAATGGAAGGTTGAGAAAAAGAAGCTCCCTTAA
- a CDS encoding glycoside hydrolase family 2 TIM barrel-domain containing protein codes for MKRFTLSILVFLCIQSFSNCIAQAGGRERLLMDAGWKFSQTDTVGAEKAAFNDSRWRTLNLPHDWSIEHDFIQDAPTGGGGGYLPTGVGWYRKQFTIPRSALSKVVWIEFDGVYQNSDVWINGHHLGRYPNGYMSFHYDLTPHLKAGNNTITVRVDNSRQPNTRWYSGSGIYRHVWLNIAHPLHIAQWGTYITTPQVDAAKATVQIKTTVNNRKAVSGTATLRSVIVDEVGKEVGRTESAVSLKSGTDTTIVSHEIQVATPVLWSLEKPHMYSIWSLVIDKGKVIDEVATPFGIRHIEYDADKGFLLNGKRIKMKGVCLHHDAGSVGAAVPESMWVRRLQILKDMGCNAIRTSHNPMAPEFLDLCDRMGFLVQNEVYDVWLAGKAKYDYAVYFKEWSQRDLVNFIHRDRNHPSVVLWSAGNEIGEQGQPKGYEVLRPLIETFHREDPTRPVTTGNDHIADDNSPTTPEFLSMLDIVGYNYVDRWRDRRELFYDIDKRNNPGWKMIGTENVSISGVRGNYFGGGYGRIDSSVIQPANLPGVIRAEQLWKFTAVHDYVIGDFMWTGIDYLGEARWPSKNSSSGVIDLCGFPKDAYYFYKSQWTDQPMIHLAPHWNWNGREGKVIPVMAYTNCDTVELFLNGKSFGAKSVQFPRPGNAGAWNRYAVTPVGTTTADLHLIWDVPYEPGILKAVGRKGGKTIVEEEIRTTGAPAAFRLSVDRSKIEADATNVAHVKIEVVDKDGNIVPNAAESVQVIVEGAGRLIGLDNGNPVDHTSMKSDKRKTFNGLALAVVQPAIKPGTIRVTTRSSFLKNDSIEISTVKSGSAIRTLEQMQK; via the coding sequence ATGAAAAGATTTACATTATCGATTTTAGTGTTTTTATGCATTCAGTCGTTTAGCAACTGTATAGCACAAGCAGGTGGTCGGGAACGATTGCTTATGGACGCCGGCTGGAAATTTTCTCAAACTGATACCGTAGGTGCGGAAAAAGCAGCATTTAATGACAGCAGATGGCGAACTTTAAATCTGCCGCACGACTGGAGTATTGAACATGATTTTATACAGGATGCGCCTACGGGCGGCGGCGGCGGCTACCTGCCTACAGGTGTCGGCTGGTATCGTAAGCAATTTACCATACCTCGCTCCGCTCTTTCAAAAGTTGTTTGGATAGAGTTCGACGGCGTGTACCAGAACAGTGATGTATGGATTAATGGTCATCACCTGGGCAGGTATCCCAACGGCTATATGAGCTTTCACTACGATCTCACACCCCATCTGAAAGCCGGCAATAATACTATTACTGTTCGGGTCGACAATTCCAGGCAACCCAATACCCGCTGGTATTCCGGCTCAGGTATTTACCGGCATGTGTGGCTGAATATAGCTCATCCGCTGCATATAGCACAGTGGGGGACTTATATTACGACTCCTCAGGTAGATGCTGCAAAAGCTACGGTCCAAATCAAAACCACCGTCAACAATCGCAAGGCTGTATCTGGTACTGCTACACTCAGGTCTGTGATCGTTGATGAAGTCGGTAAGGAAGTGGGAAGAACAGAGTCAGCTGTATCTTTGAAGTCAGGAACCGATACTACTATCGTATCTCATGAAATACAAGTTGCTACTCCGGTGCTTTGGTCTTTAGAGAAGCCCCATATGTACAGTATCTGGTCTTTGGTGATAGATAAGGGCAAGGTGATTGATGAAGTTGCTACACCTTTCGGTATCAGGCATATTGAATACGATGCCGATAAAGGATTCCTTTTGAATGGTAAAAGAATAAAAATGAAGGGTGTGTGCTTACACCACGATGCCGGAAGTGTTGGTGCAGCGGTACCGGAATCTATGTGGGTGCGCAGGTTACAGATATTGAAGGATATGGGATGCAATGCTATCCGTACATCCCATAACCCAATGGCGCCCGAGTTTCTTGATTTGTGCGACCGTATGGGTTTTTTGGTACAGAACGAAGTTTATGATGTATGGTTGGCCGGCAAAGCAAAATATGATTATGCGGTATATTTTAAAGAGTGGTCTCAGCGGGATCTGGTTAACTTTATTCACAGGGACAGGAATCATCCTTCGGTGGTTTTATGGAGCGCCGGTAACGAAATTGGTGAACAGGGTCAACCGAAAGGTTACGAGGTATTGAGGCCTCTTATTGAAACATTTCACCGGGAAGATCCGACACGCCCCGTTACCACTGGAAACGATCATATTGCCGATGATAACAGTCCAACCACTCCCGAATTTCTCTCCATGCTTGATATCGTGGGGTATAACTATGTAGATCGCTGGCGCGACAGGAGGGAGTTATTTTATGATATTGATAAGCGTAACAACCCGGGTTGGAAAATGATCGGTACAGAAAATGTTTCAATTTCCGGCGTCCGGGGTAATTACTTCGGTGGAGGTTATGGTAGGATCGACTCTTCTGTTATCCAGCCTGCAAATCTTCCGGGGGTGATCCGTGCAGAGCAGCTTTGGAAGTTCACCGCTGTGCACGATTATGTGATCGGTGATTTTATGTGGACGGGTATCGATTATCTCGGTGAGGCGCGCTGGCCTTCCAAAAACTCAAGTTCTGGGGTGATTGATCTATGCGGTTTCCCCAAAGATGCCTATTATTTTTATAAAAGTCAGTGGACGGATCAACCGATGATACACCTGGCACCGCACTGGAACTGGAACGGACGGGAAGGAAAAGTGATCCCGGTTATGGCCTATACTAATTGTGATACCGTAGAATTGTTCTTAAACGGAAAATCTTTCGGCGCCAAGTCTGTGCAATTTCCCCGGCCCGGAAATGCCGGTGCCTGGAACAGGTATGCGGTTACGCCGGTTGGCACTACTACCGCCGATCTCCACCTGATTTGGGATGTGCCTTATGAACCCGGTATATTGAAGGCAGTGGGCAGAAAAGGTGGCAAAACCATTGTTGAAGAAGAAATACGCACAACAGGTGCACCGGCGGCCTTCCGTTTATCGGTAGATCGCAGTAAAATAGAGGCAGATGCAACAAATGTAGCGCATGTCAAAATTGAGGTTGTGGACAAAGATGGTAACATAGTGCCCAATGCCGCAGAATCAGTACAGGTAATCGTTGAAGGCGCCGGCCGTCTGATCGGTTTAGATAACGGAAACCCGGTAGATCACACATCCATGAAATCGGATAAACGCAAAACCTTCAATGGCCTGGCACTGGCTGTAGTGCAACCAGCAATAAAACCGGGTACTATACGTGTTACTACCCGATCATCATTCCTTAAAAATGATTCCATTGAGATTAGCACCGTTAAATCCGGATCGGCAATTCGCACTCTGGAACAGATGCAGAAATAG
- a CDS encoding family 43 glycosylhydrolase, which yields MSKLKFFTCLLVLQFTYNHPALAQSKNIKNDIFWNTSDGTPIYSQGGGIFKFTDPVSGSLKYYWYGVHYKEAENYRQDHSVTYQRNNFVAVTCYTSSDLVNWKFESNVLTKAETDKHERTYWVGRLGVAYVKELKKYAMFVQHGNGVLITVSDSPNGPFVWHQKISMKEMIGTPNTGDQTVFTDDDGKSYLVYSYGQGRHKIYVSEIGVKDNMVNLLDCTKIFQGAGREGNCMFKYQGKYYMAASNLYGWDASLAYYLIADNVRGPYLPANDMKVMKGAEEDYAHITQTGFFVNVKGSKQETVIYCGDRWANFAGNGLGYNQWVPLSFKNDDLYFNSLNSWNLDEKTGEWSVAHDNNFVKNGSFEADRKAIPSHVKPVQTELTGWVTQVIGGNKVSLDSNSSPVLNHANTTEERKIVIGERSLHISDKVAFERKVSQVISSTDFVELRNGFYTLTAKVRSMGNFSKLEMFAETNRKIKKFQIKNNTSWTTIRIGKIAVKNGSIEIGFIAKGAANAHCYVDDITLIKSR from the coding sequence GTGTCTAAGCTCAAATTCTTTACCTGCCTGCTCGTTTTACAGTTTACTTATAATCATCCAGCACTGGCACAGTCGAAAAATATTAAAAACGATATTTTCTGGAACACCAGCGACGGTACCCCTATATACAGCCAGGGCGGTGGAATATTTAAGTTTACAGACCCCGTTTCTGGCAGCCTGAAGTACTACTGGTATGGTGTGCATTACAAGGAAGCTGAAAACTACAGGCAGGACCATTCTGTTACCTACCAAAGGAACAACTTTGTTGCCGTTACCTGCTATACATCTTCCGACCTGGTGAACTGGAAATTTGAAAGCAATGTTTTGACAAAAGCCGAAACAGATAAGCACGAAAGAACTTATTGGGTAGGTAGATTAGGTGTGGCCTATGTAAAAGAGTTGAAAAAATATGCCATGTTTGTACAGCATGGTAACGGGGTGTTGATTACGGTATCCGACTCACCCAACGGACCCTTTGTATGGCACCAGAAAATAAGCATGAAGGAAATGATCGGAACCCCCAATACCGGCGACCAGACTGTATTTACTGACGATGACGGGAAATCTTACCTGGTTTACTCGTACGGCCAGGGGCGTCATAAGATTTATGTTTCGGAAATTGGCGTGAAGGATAATATGGTAAACCTTTTGGACTGTACAAAAATTTTTCAGGGTGCTGGCAGGGAAGGCAATTGCATGTTCAAATATCAAGGTAAATATTATATGGCAGCTTCCAACTTGTATGGCTGGGACGCCTCTTTAGCTTATTACCTGATAGCAGACAATGTACGCGGCCCCTACCTGCCTGCCAATGATATGAAAGTGATGAAAGGGGCTGAAGAAGACTATGCCCATATTACACAAACCGGTTTTTTCGTGAACGTCAAAGGCAGTAAACAGGAAACCGTAATTTATTGCGGAGACCGTTGGGCTAATTTTGCCGGCAACGGATTGGGGTATAATCAATGGGTGCCATTGTCTTTCAAAAATGATGACTTATACTTTAATTCACTCAATTCCTGGAATTTAGACGAAAAGACCGGTGAATGGTCGGTAGCGCACGACAATAATTTCGTTAAAAATGGCAGCTTTGAGGCTGACAGGAAGGCTATTCCGAGTCATGTAAAACCGGTGCAAACTGAGTTGACCGGCTGGGTCACCCAAGTTATAGGAGGCAACAAAGTGAGCCTGGACAGTAATTCTTCCCCGGTATTAAACCATGCCAACACTACCGAAGAAAGGAAGATAGTTATCGGGGAAAGAAGTCTTCATATTAGTGATAAGGTAGCTTTTGAAAGAAAGGTTTCGCAAGTAATAAGTTCTACAGATTTTGTTGAATTGAGAAATGGTTTTTATACGCTAACAGCCAAAGTGAGGAGTATGGGCAACTTTTCAAAGCTGGAAATGTTTGCCGAGACAAATAGGAAAATAAAAAAATTTCAAATAAAGAATAATACTTCCTGGACAACGATCCGCATAGGGAAAATTGCTGTTAAAAATGGCAGCATAGAGATTGGATTTATTGCAAAAGGAGCCGCAAATGCCCATTGCTACGTGGATGATATTACACTAATCAAAAGCCGTTAA